In one Natronoarchaeum mannanilyticum genomic region, the following are encoded:
- a CDS encoding helix-turn-helix domain-containing protein — MGSDDEEIRSIAALLADECAQRILIETTTEPMSADDLSEVCEVSPQTVYRRLDDLVERDLLEENLQPDSEGHHYKVYSATLDKIVIDVTPDGLELSLSRRDQMADRFTRFVDEVRDR, encoded by the coding sequence ATGGGTAGCGACGACGAGGAGATACGGTCTATCGCAGCACTGCTCGCGGACGAATGCGCCCAGCGTATCCTCATCGAGACGACCACGGAACCGATGTCCGCCGACGACCTGAGCGAGGTCTGCGAGGTGTCGCCCCAGACCGTGTACCGCCGACTCGACGATCTCGTCGAGCGCGACCTGCTCGAAGAGAATCTCCAGCCCGATTCCGAAGGGCACCACTACAAAGTGTACAGCGCGACGCTCGACAAGATCGTGATCGACGTCACGCCGGACGGGCTCGAACTGAGCCTCTCACGGCGGGACCAGATGGCCGACCGGTTCACGCGATTCGTCGACGAAGTGCGCGATCGGTGA
- a CDS encoding orc1/cdc6 family replication initiation protein: MSGPGGDERTEGSSIRELLLEQEDTASLIRDRTLLDPNEVVDEDRIVGRDAQLESITQYLSVVIQQERPPNLLLYGPSGTGKSLIINAVCQNIDELCESRDIQFGVVEMNCQNVGTLGSAVYELARRVADDAGTEVQVPEHGIPTKKKWRELYRLINEHYDTIVFVLDELDMLVGRRDKDEPAFSRLLYQLSRAGSTNEVTANVSVTAITNDTKMMEDVGSRALSSFTPEDVHFDDYDANQLREILRHREDAFYEDALSNDVIPLAAAFAAQTHGDARKAIDLMRTAGSIAERAGAEEVEEAHVRRAQDKVEKNRVLEVTRGISTQKKLCLFATAAVAQETGDGAAKSPHGYTIYQYLTDTLDADQYHQETYVNKMKELTTYSLVECERKSQGPHSGSYLEFTFGEDPGTIIETLREDSRISDIDAGDLRTVVNAQLRA, encoded by the coding sequence ATGTCCGGTCCCGGTGGTGACGAGCGAACGGAGGGGAGTTCGATCAGAGAGCTCCTTCTCGAACAGGAGGACACGGCGAGTCTCATCCGGGACCGAACGCTCCTCGATCCGAACGAGGTCGTTGACGAGGACCGTATCGTCGGTCGCGACGCCCAGCTGGAGTCGATCACGCAGTATCTCAGCGTCGTGATCCAGCAGGAGCGTCCGCCGAACCTGCTTCTCTACGGCCCATCGGGAACGGGAAAGTCGCTGATCATCAACGCCGTTTGCCAGAACATCGACGAGCTCTGCGAGAGTCGGGACATCCAGTTTGGCGTCGTCGAGATGAACTGCCAGAACGTCGGGACGCTCGGCTCGGCGGTGTACGAACTTGCGCGCCGCGTCGCCGACGACGCCGGCACCGAGGTACAGGTGCCGGAGCACGGCATCCCGACGAAAAAGAAGTGGCGCGAACTGTATCGGCTGATCAACGAGCACTACGACACGATCGTGTTCGTGCTCGACGAGCTCGACATGCTGGTCGGACGTCGCGACAAGGACGAACCCGCCTTCTCTCGACTACTCTACCAGCTCTCGCGCGCCGGCAGCACCAACGAGGTCACCGCGAACGTGTCGGTCACGGCGATCACGAACGACACGAAGATGATGGAAGACGTCGGCAGTCGCGCCCTGAGTTCGTTCACGCCGGAAGACGTCCACTTCGACGATTACGATGCGAACCAGCTCCGGGAGATTCTCCGGCACCGGGAGGACGCGTTCTACGAGGATGCGCTCTCGAATGACGTCATCCCGCTCGCGGCGGCCTTCGCCGCCCAAACACACGGCGACGCCCGTAAGGCGATCGACCTGATGCGAACGGCCGGCTCGATCGCGGAACGCGCCGGCGCCGAGGAGGTCGAAGAAGCACACGTTCGGCGAGCCCAGGACAAGGTCGAGAAGAACCGGGTTCTCGAAGTCACTCGCGGAATCAGCACCCAGAAGAAACTCTGCCTGTTCGCCACGGCCGCCGTCGCGCAGGAAACCGGCGACGGCGCCGCGAAGAGCCCACACGGCTACACGATCTACCAGTACCTCACCGATACGCTGGACGCCGACCAGTACCACCAGGAGACGTACGTCAACAAGATGAAGGAACTGACGACGTACTCGCTGGTCGAGTGCGAGCGCAAGAGTCAGGGCCCTCACTCCGGGAGTTACCTGGAGTTCACGTTCGGCGAAGACCCCGGGACGATCATCGAGACGCTCCGCGAGGACTCCCGGATCAGTGACATCGACGCCGGCGACCTCCGGACGGTCGTGAACGCGCAACTCCGTGCGTGA
- a CDS encoding cobalamin-independent methionine synthase II family protein: protein MTANDDRIRTTHIGSLPRPPELLDLLEKRQNGEDVDADEWDATVADATRAVVERQAEAGLDAVNNGEQSRVSFNWYVADRLSGIEGKREQELWADLQEFPDYAEESFKTDVIDLSMQPVVTGPVEYTGHDEAEAELAEFRDALAAVDADFEDTFVTAASPSVVTATHVDEYYDDYEEFLFAVADAMAEEYELVADTGMTLQIDAPELLTVGHTAAYADEPIEEVKAATRLHVEALNEALSNVPADQVRLHTCWGSYEGPHHLDTDLAEMLPEIYEADITGLSVEQANPRHQHEYRAFAEHPVPDGWTLIPGVVDVKTNVIDHPETIADRLERVADAVDESTPLVAAPDCGFGTQAGIGMVDPEIAWAKLEALVEGAEIATERIY from the coding sequence ATGACCGCGAACGACGATCGCATTCGCACGACGCACATCGGCAGCCTCCCCCGCCCGCCGGAACTGCTCGACCTCCTCGAGAAGCGCCAGAACGGCGAGGACGTCGACGCCGACGAGTGGGACGCGACCGTCGCGGACGCCACGCGCGCCGTCGTCGAACGCCAGGCCGAGGCCGGGCTCGATGCCGTCAACAACGGCGAGCAGTCTCGCGTCTCGTTCAACTGGTACGTCGCGGACCGGCTCAGCGGCATCGAGGGCAAGCGCGAACAGGAGCTCTGGGCCGACCTCCAGGAGTTCCCCGACTACGCCGAGGAGTCGTTCAAGACGGACGTCATCGATCTCTCGATGCAGCCCGTCGTCACCGGGCCCGTCGAGTACACCGGCCACGACGAGGCCGAGGCCGAGCTCGCGGAGTTCCGCGACGCGCTCGCGGCCGTCGACGCCGATTTCGAGGACACGTTCGTGACCGCGGCGTCGCCCAGCGTCGTCACCGCCACGCACGTCGACGAGTACTACGACGACTACGAGGAGTTCCTCTTCGCCGTCGCGGACGCGATGGCCGAGGAGTACGAACTCGTCGCCGACACCGGGATGACCCTCCAGATCGACGCTCCCGAACTCCTCACCGTCGGTCACACGGCGGCGTACGCGGACGAACCAATCGAGGAGGTCAAGGCGGCGACGCGTCTCCACGTCGAGGCGCTCAACGAGGCGCTGTCGAACGTCCCGGCAGATCAGGTTCGGCTCCACACTTGCTGGGGGAGCTACGAGGGCCCTCACCACCTCGACACGGACCTGGCCGAGATGCTCCCCGAGATTTACGAGGCTGACATCACCGGACTCAGCGTCGAGCAGGCGAACCCGCGGCATCAACACGAGTACCGGGCGTTCGCCGAGCACCCGGTGCCCGACGGCTGGACGCTGATCCCGGGCGTCGTCGACGTGAAGACGAACGTCATCGACCACCCCGAGACCATCGCGGACCGCTTGGAGCGGGTCGCCGACGCGGTCGACGAGTCGACGCCGCTGGTCGCCGCGCCGGACTGCGGCTTCGGCACGCAGGCCGGCATCGGGATGGTCGATCCCGAGATCGCGTGGGCGAAACTAGAGGCGCTCGTCGAGGGCGCCGAAATCGCGACCGAGCGCATCTACTGA
- a CDS encoding AbrB/MazE/SpoVT family DNA-binding domain-containing protein, translating to MAAEEGPEETKVSDRGMVTIPAALRRRLDIEAGDKLRWQTDDEGDLSVEIVHQREGVFDDFEPVDAGETDAVEAESEFGRE from the coding sequence ATGGCTGCAGAAGAGGGCCCCGAGGAAACGAAAGTCAGCGACCGTGGAATGGTCACCATCCCAGCGGCACTCCGGCGACGGCTCGATATCGAAGCGGGCGATAAACTCCGCTGGCAAACTGATGACGAGGGCGATCTCTCCGTCGAAATCGTCCATCAACGCGAGGGCGTTTTTGACGATTTTGAACCGGTAGACGCTGGTGAAACTGATGCAGTCGAGGCCGAAAGCGAGTTCGGGCGAGAGTAA
- a CDS encoding type II toxin-antitoxin system VapC family toxin codes for MAVALLDTNVIFASASARDTYHDRSTAIIRDIDHGELPEALITNYALAETLNLTREKLGPDAANGLLDRLLEGSHFEVVHAPKADFNAAQALFRQYDELSFVDATIVAYMEREDIGYLYSFDTDFDAINGLTRLDTADNPFDSDA; via the coding sequence ATGGCAGTCGCACTTCTCGATACGAACGTCATCTTTGCCAGTGCGAGTGCCCGAGATACGTATCACGATCGCTCAACGGCGATCATTCGAGATATCGATCACGGAGAACTCCCGGAAGCTCTTATCACGAATTATGCACTCGCCGAAACACTCAACCTTACCAGAGAGAAACTCGGTCCCGACGCTGCGAACGGCCTCCTTGACCGCCTTCTTGAGGGATCACACTTCGAAGTTGTACACGCTCCAAAGGCGGATTTCAACGCCGCCCAAGCGCTGTTCCGCCAGTATGATGAGCTTTCATTTGTCGATGCGACTATTGTAGCGTACATGGAACGTGAAGATATCGGGTATCTGTACTCCTTCGACACCGATTTTGACGCTATCAATGGTCTAACTCGACTAGATACTGCAGACAACCCGTTCGATAGTGATGCCTGA
- a CDS encoding zinc-binding dehydrogenase, giving the protein MTMEMTAYVIESYGDPDVFERTTREVPEPAADEIRVDVAASSLNPVDYKIRQGEIPDFAPEFPATLHCDVSGVVDAVGEDVERFEPGDEVYGMPGGAGRQGALADYVVGHAGTFARAPESIPLEDAAALPVVALTAWELLTDKATVGIDDDLLVYGASGGVGHIGVQLGRWFGADVTATGSTEEKRNFAEELGADHTVDYTTTDVETYVEEYADGDGFDVVFDPVGDDHIQTAFEAVRPFGAVVTTESSSTQDVSALHANSLELGVVLVILPVLLGDRQARIGEELSDIASLVDDGVVEPHIDERFAFEDVADAHRLGEAGDFRGKILLVNE; this is encoded by the coding sequence ATGACCATGGAGATGACCGCGTACGTGATCGAATCGTACGGCGACCCCGACGTCTTCGAACGAACGACCCGCGAGGTCCCCGAGCCGGCTGCCGACGAGATCCGGGTCGACGTTGCCGCCTCCAGCCTCAATCCCGTCGACTACAAGATCCGCCAGGGCGAAATCCCCGACTTCGCGCCCGAGTTCCCCGCGACGCTCCACTGTGACGTCTCCGGCGTCGTCGACGCCGTCGGCGAGGACGTCGAACGGTTCGAACCGGGCGACGAAGTGTACGGGATGCCCGGCGGCGCGGGCCGACAGGGCGCGCTCGCCGACTACGTCGTCGGGCACGCCGGCACGTTCGCTCGCGCGCCGGAGTCGATTCCGCTCGAGGACGCCGCGGCGCTCCCAGTCGTCGCGCTCACCGCGTGGGAACTGCTCACAGACAAGGCGACGGTCGGCATCGACGACGACCTGCTCGTCTACGGCGCCAGCGGCGGCGTCGGCCACATCGGCGTCCAACTGGGCAGATGGTTCGGCGCGGACGTGACGGCGACGGGATCGACCGAGGAGAAGCGCAACTTCGCCGAAGAGCTCGGCGCGGACCACACCGTCGACTACACCACGACCGACGTCGAGACGTACGTCGAAGAGTACGCCGACGGCGACGGCTTCGACGTGGTGTTCGACCCGGTCGGCGACGACCACATCCAGACGGCGTTCGAGGCGGTCCGGCCGTTCGGCGCGGTCGTCACGACGGAGTCGAGTTCGACCCAGGACGTCTCGGCGCTGCACGCCAACTCGCTCGAACTCGGCGTCGTGCTCGTCATCCTGCCGGTGCTGCTCGGGGATCGACAGGCGCGCATCGGCGAGGAACTCTCGGACATCGCGTCGCTCGTCGACGACGGCGTCGTCGAACCACACATCGACGAGCGGTTCGCCTTCGAAGACGTCGCGGACGCACACCGACTCGGCGAAGCGGGCGACTTCCGCGGGAAGATCCTGCTCGTCAACGAGTAA
- a CDS encoding amidohydrolase family protein, translated as MTRHRPDLLLHEAHVLTVDSENRLFERGTVVVDDGRIVEVRSTDPEDGRGSAEQTIDCSGKLVMPGLVNAHTHLELTPLLGAFSDLGFWQLWATAAAIYSDLQTGSFEYLARAGYELAALNFLRSGVTTINSIDAVPSLGVDVLGDAGLRASLGSAISDMFWDTPTDEQFARARSFIDDYHGAYGGRIHATICPHVDWACTRSLWERAAGLADEHPNLLVHTHLLELDQSNTMARANGASDSLGLLEEIGLLDDRLLAGHFRAATAQDVQRAAQAGVSVAHCPSTLIYWNHDADAQWTPVPALREADVPVGIGLDDHYWHDSYDLFREARQTRLAANLEYSWGQFASMELVRMLTIDAARAMGRSEEIGSIESGKKADLIVVDTTDPKFVPTTNLPAQVVNNATAADVETVIVDGSVVVRDGVVETMDRDGVLERTTNAVARFQEDSGWSLDLDGGTPPSTLRTIESVPKRGPAKLFRRLFSQSAKETLLNDVDR; from the coding sequence ATGACACGTCACCGGCCGGACCTGCTACTCCACGAAGCGCACGTACTGACGGTCGATTCGGAGAACCGCCTCTTCGAACGCGGAACTGTCGTCGTCGATGACGGACGCATCGTCGAGGTTCGGAGTACGGATCCCGAGGACGGACGCGGCTCAGCGGAGCAAACGATAGACTGCAGCGGCAAACTCGTCATGCCCGGGCTCGTCAATGCTCACACTCACCTCGAGCTTACGCCGCTACTCGGGGCTTTCAGCGATCTCGGGTTCTGGCAGCTGTGGGCCACGGCAGCGGCTATCTACTCGGACCTCCAGACGGGATCGTTCGAGTACCTCGCAAGAGCGGGCTACGAACTTGCCGCGTTAAACTTCCTCCGGAGCGGCGTCACCACGATCAATTCGATCGATGCGGTGCCGAGCCTCGGTGTCGACGTTCTCGGCGACGCCGGCCTCCGTGCATCTCTCGGTTCCGCTATCTCTGACATGTTTTGGGATACGCCCACGGACGAGCAGTTCGCCCGCGCTCGCTCGTTCATCGACGACTACCACGGAGCCTACGGCGGTCGGATCCACGCGACCATCTGTCCGCACGTCGACTGGGCGTGTACGCGTTCCCTGTGGGAACGCGCTGCTGGACTCGCTGACGAGCACCCCAACCTCCTCGTACACACGCACCTCCTCGAACTCGACCAGAGCAATACGATGGCCCGGGCAAACGGCGCCTCCGACTCCCTCGGGCTGCTCGAGGAGATCGGACTCCTCGACGACCGTCTCCTCGCCGGCCATTTCAGGGCCGCCACCGCACAAGACGTCCAGCGAGCGGCGCAAGCCGGCGTCTCCGTCGCGCACTGTCCGTCGACGCTCATTTACTGGAACCACGACGCGGACGCCCAGTGGACACCGGTGCCGGCGCTACGCGAGGCCGACGTCCCCGTCGGCATCGGCCTCGACGATCACTACTGGCACGACTCGTACGATCTATTCAGGGAAGCGCGCCAGACCCGCCTCGCGGCGAATCTCGAGTACTCGTGGGGACAGTTCGCGTCGATGGAGCTAGTTCGGATGCTCACGATCGACGCGGCGAGAGCGATGGGACGCTCCGAGGAGATCGGGAGTATCGAGTCCGGGAAGAAGGCGGATCTTATCGTCGTAGACACGACGGATCCCAAGTTTGTACCCACGACGAACCTCCCGGCACAGGTGGTGAACAATGCGACCGCAGCGGACGTCGAGACGGTCATCGTCGACGGCTCCGTCGTCGTTCGAGACGGCGTGGTGGAGACGATGGATCGGGACGGCGTACTCGAGCGGACGACGAACGCCGTCGCTCGATTTCAGGAGGACTCCGGGTGGTCGCTCGATCTCGACGGTGGGACCCCACCGAGCACACTCCGGACGATCGAGAGCGTCCCGAAGCGAGGGCCGGCGAAGCTGTTCCGGCGCCTGTTCTCACAATCCGCCAAGGAGACACTGCTGAACGACGTCGATCGTTGA
- a CDS encoding bacterio-opsin activator domain-containing protein, translating into MTWSGSVLQSSRLLLVGQAAWLDQFADRLSSSVDATVRTVRTTPEALDAVRRGTVDCVVTAYALDETTGVEVLRTIRAETETLPVVLGAASGSDAVASEAMDAGVTDYVAVDDASDEALDDTVTELLRRTERAVRSARRTATRRDRARQFEAMFQDVRTATWVLDADGALARANRRARELVHEEITSLVGEPFWTLPWWDGDDGIRQDVRRLVETALRGTFGNAVVSQPRDAADPRVIDLSVRPVENEAGELVSIVVRGVDISDRVGLERELRRSEELHRVTLNNMTDTVLITDEGGEYTYVCPNVHFIFGYTAEEIRELGTIDELLGEDLFDREELAEEGVLKNIECTATDKAGREHTLLVNVREVSIQDGRLLYSCRDITTRKQREDALATLQETAREFLYAGTHQEIAQHVVDSTPDVLDVDASAVYLFDADANDLQPAAYSPAMTELNGPLPTVHVDGTALPSHSFVEDEPLFFADVHEADRLENRATDLRSTAYIPLGDHGVFVAGSEQVDAFSQVTRELADLLAATAEAALDRVSRESRLREQERTLQEQNDQLTALNRTNETIREIDHALVQAETREEIDHTVCELLADDDRFSFAWIGTVDQATETVDPRAWAGDGRGYLDSQSFDVTESATEPAARTAATGEATMISNVAEGLRDEPWRKEALVRDYLSALSIPLRYNEITHGVLTVYAETRDAFDDTAQAVLVELGETIASALSAIERKNALLTTSMTRVELAVDDPSFVLSRLARDAECTLSYHGGVQQTAEGSYVFVTVDDASVESVADVAAELIAVDDARPISADGSGGVLRLKLAEPFLALELADHGAVFREATADPSATTLVVDVPGSIDVRTVTQLVGGAFSDVELRSKQSIDQASERTLYAQVLDELTDRQLEVVQTAYYSGYFESPRDSTGEDVAATLDISPPAFYQHVRAAQRKLFAALFDGSHHPVAALPE; encoded by the coding sequence ATGACCTGGTCGGGGTCCGTGCTGCAATCGTCGCGCCTCTTGCTCGTCGGTCAGGCGGCGTGGCTCGACCAGTTCGCGGACCGTCTCTCGTCGAGCGTCGACGCCACCGTCCGGACGGTTCGGACGACACCGGAAGCGCTCGACGCCGTTCGTCGCGGAACGGTCGACTGTGTCGTCACCGCCTACGCGCTCGACGAGACGACGGGCGTCGAGGTACTCCGGACGATCCGGGCAGAAACCGAGACGCTGCCCGTCGTGCTGGGCGCGGCGTCGGGCAGCGATGCCGTCGCCAGCGAGGCGATGGACGCCGGCGTCACCGATTACGTCGCCGTCGACGACGCGAGCGACGAGGCGCTCGACGACACGGTGACGGAACTGCTCCGCCGAACCGAGCGCGCCGTCAGGTCCGCGCGGCGAACCGCGACCCGGCGCGACCGGGCCAGGCAGTTCGAAGCGATGTTCCAGGACGTGCGGACGGCGACGTGGGTGCTCGACGCCGACGGGGCGCTCGCTCGCGCGAACCGGCGAGCGCGCGAGCTAGTCCACGAGGAGATCACGAGCCTCGTCGGCGAACCGTTCTGGACGCTGCCGTGGTGGGACGGGGACGACGGGATCCGACAGGACGTCCGGCGGCTCGTCGAAACGGCCCTCCGGGGAACGTTCGGCAACGCGGTCGTCTCGCAGCCCCGCGACGCCGCCGACCCGCGGGTGATCGATCTCTCGGTTCGGCCGGTCGAGAACGAAGCGGGCGAACTGGTCTCGATCGTCGTCAGGGGCGTCGACATCAGTGACCGCGTGGGCCTCGAACGCGAGCTGCGGCGCTCCGAGGAGCTCCACCGCGTCACGCTCAACAACATGACCGACACCGTCCTCATCACCGACGAGGGCGGCGAGTACACGTACGTCTGTCCGAACGTGCATTTCATCTTCGGATACACCGCCGAGGAGATCCGCGAGCTCGGGACGATCGACGAACTGCTCGGCGAGGATCTGTTCGACCGCGAGGAGCTCGCCGAGGAGGGCGTGCTCAAGAACATCGAGTGCACCGCGACGGACAAGGCTGGCCGCGAGCACACGCTGCTCGTCAACGTCCGGGAGGTGTCGATTCAGGACGGTCGACTCCTCTACAGCTGTCGTGACATCACGACGCGCAAGCAGCGCGAGGACGCGCTGGCGACGCTGCAGGAGACCGCCCGCGAGTTCCTCTACGCCGGGACCCACCAGGAGATCGCCCAGCACGTCGTCGACAGCACGCCGGACGTGCTCGACGTCGACGCGAGCGCGGTCTACCTGTTCGACGCCGACGCGAACGACCTCCAACCCGCTGCGTACTCGCCGGCGATGACCGAACTGAACGGGCCGCTCCCGACGGTCCACGTCGACGGGACCGCCCTGCCGAGCCACAGCTTCGTCGAGGACGAACCGCTGTTCTTCGCGGACGTCCACGAGGCCGATCGGCTCGAAAACCGAGCGACGGACCTGCGCAGCACCGCGTACATCCCGCTGGGCGATCACGGCGTGTTCGTCGCGGGCTCCGAGCAGGTCGACGCGTTCAGTCAGGTGACGCGGGAGCTCGCCGATCTGCTCGCCGCGACCGCCGAGGCGGCGCTCGATCGGGTCTCGCGGGAGTCCCGGCTCCGCGAGCAGGAGCGCACGCTTCAGGAGCAAAACGACCAGCTCACCGCGCTCAATCGCACCAACGAGACGATCCGCGAGATCGACCACGCGCTCGTGCAGGCCGAGACCCGCGAGGAGATCGATCACACGGTCTGTGAACTTCTGGCCGACGACGATCGGTTCAGCTTCGCGTGGATCGGCACCGTCGACCAGGCGACCGAGACGGTCGACCCCCGCGCGTGGGCCGGCGACGGACGGGGGTATCTGGACAGCCAGTCGTTCGACGTCACGGAATCCGCGACCGAGCCCGCGGCCCGAACCGCTGCGACCGGCGAGGCCACCATGATCTCCAACGTCGCCGAGGGGCTGCGCGATGAGCCGTGGCGCAAGGAAGCGCTCGTCCGGGACTACCTCTCGGCGCTGAGCATCCCGCTGCGCTACAACGAGATCACCCACGGCGTCCTGACGGTGTACGCCGAGACCCGCGACGCGTTCGACGACACGGCCCAAGCGGTACTGGTCGAACTCGGCGAGACGATCGCCTCCGCGCTCAGCGCCATCGAGCGCAAGAACGCGCTCCTGACGACGTCGATGACGCGCGTCGAACTGGCGGTCGACGATCCGTCGTTCGTCCTGTCGCGGCTCGCGCGGGACGCCGAGTGTACGCTGTCGTATCACGGCGGCGTCCAGCAGACCGCGGAGGGCAGTTACGTGTTCGTCACCGTGGACGACGCGTCGGTCGAATCCGTCGCGGACGTCGCCGCCGAACTGATTGCCGTCGACGACGCCCGGCCGATCAGCGCCGACGGATCGGGCGGCGTTCTTCGCTTGAAACTCGCCGAACCGTTTCTCGCGCTGGAACTGGCCGACCACGGCGCCGTCTTCCGCGAGGCGACGGCGGATCCGTCCGCGACGACGCTCGTCGTCGACGTCCCGGGGAGCATCGACGTCCGGACCGTCACCCAGCTCGTCGGCGGGGCGTTCTCGGACGTCGAACTACGCTCCAAACAGTCGATCGACCAGGCGTCGGAACGGACGCTGTACGCTCAGGTCCTCGACGAGCTGACCGACCGCCAGCTCGAGGTCGTCCAGACGGCCTACTACAGCGGTTACTTCGAGTCGCCTCGCGACAGCACCGGCGAGGACGTCGCGGCGACGCTCGACATCTCGCCGCCCGCGTTCTACCAGCACGTCCGGGCCGCTCAGCGGAAGCTGTTCGCCGCACTGTTCGATGGAAGCCACCATCCCGTCGCCGCGCTCCCCGAGTAG
- a CDS encoding rubrerythrin-like domain-containing protein has product MKDVKVDPGEKSPYECFECGNIVRSADNPDYCPDCGGEMRNRRTPIE; this is encoded by the coding sequence ATGAAAGATGTCAAAGTGGACCCCGGCGAGAAGAGCCCCTACGAATGCTTCGAGTGCGGTAACATCGTCCGGTCGGCGGACAACCCCGACTACTGTCCCGACTGCGGCGGCGAGATGCGCAATCGCCGCACGCCGATCGAGTAA
- the gdhB gene encoding glutamate dehydrogenase GdhB — MASDSEGSRDGQSAPAASSTSSEPESAVETARRQLKRAADRLDIDPNVVERLRHPTTVTEVTVPIERDDGTVEVFTGYRAQHDSVRGPYKGGLRYHPDVTRDECVGLGMWMTWKCAVMDLPFGGAKGGIAVDPKSLSAEEKERLTRRFAEEIREVIGPTVDIPAPDMGTDPQTMAWLMDAYSMQQGETIPGVVTGKPPVIGGSEGRQEAPGRSVAIVTERVCDHYDRPLEDTTVAVQGYGSVGANAARLLDEWGATIVAVSDVNGAMYDPDGIDTQAVPSHDEEPEAVTDHADTVIGNDELLTLDVDVLIPAALGNVITEANADAIAADIVVEGANGPTTSTGDAILAERGVHVVPDILANAGGVTVSYFEWLQDINRRAWSLERVNDELETEMRAAWRAVRDEYERRDVTWREAAYVVALSRIAEAHDARGLWP, encoded by the coding sequence GTGGCTTCCGACTCGGAGGGTAGTCGCGACGGCCAGTCGGCGCCGGCAGCATCGTCGACGTCGTCCGAACCGGAATCCGCCGTCGAGACGGCCCGCCGACAGCTCAAACGGGCCGCCGACCGGCTCGACATCGACCCGAACGTCGTCGAACGGTTGAGACACCCGACGACGGTCACTGAGGTCACGGTGCCGATCGAGCGCGACGACGGGACCGTCGAGGTGTTCACCGGCTATCGGGCTCAGCACGACAGCGTCCGCGGACCCTACAAGGGCGGCCTCCGCTACCACCCCGACGTCACCCGCGACGAGTGCGTCGGCCTCGGGATGTGGATGACCTGGAAGTGCGCGGTGATGGACCTGCCGTTCGGTGGCGCGAAAGGCGGCATCGCCGTCGACCCGAAGTCGCTCAGCGCCGAGGAGAAGGAGCGGCTCACCCGCCGGTTCGCCGAGGAAATCCGGGAGGTGATCGGCCCCACGGTCGATATTCCTGCGCCGGACATGGGAACCGACCCGCAGACGATGGCGTGGCTGATGGACGCCTACTCGATGCAGCAAGGCGAGACGATCCCCGGCGTCGTGACGGGCAAGCCGCCCGTGATCGGCGGCAGCGAGGGGCGCCAGGAAGCGCCGGGCCGCAGCGTCGCGATCGTCACCGAGCGGGTCTGCGACCACTACGACCGCCCGCTCGAAGACACCACGGTCGCAGTCCAGGGGTACGGGAGCGTCGGCGCCAACGCCGCCCGTCTGCTCGACGAGTGGGGCGCCACGATCGTCGCCGTGAGCGACGTCAACGGCGCGATGTACGATCCCGACGGCATCGATACGCAGGCGGTGCCCTCACACGACGAGGAGCCGGAAGCCGTCACCGACCACGCCGATACGGTGATCGGCAACGACGAGCTCCTGACGCTCGACGTCGACGTGCTGATCCCGGCGGCGCTGGGCAACGTCATCACCGAGGCGAACGCCGACGCGATCGCCGCGGATATCGTCGTCGAAGGGGCGAACGGCCCGACGACGTCGACCGGCGACGCGATCCTGGCCGAGCGGGGCGTCCACGTCGTCCCCGACATCCTGGCGAACGCCGGCGGCGTCACGGTGAGCTACTTCGAGTGGCTTCAGGACATCAACCGGCGCGCGTGGTCGCTCGAGCGGGTCAACGACGAACTCGAGACCGAGATGCGCGCCGCGTGGCGCGCCGTTCGCGACGAGTACGAACGACGGGACGTCACGTGGCGCGAGGCGGCGTACGTGGTCGCGCTCTCGCGGATCGCGGAGGCCCACGACGCCAGAGGCCTCTGGCCCTGA